A section of the Pedobacter sp. HDW13 genome encodes:
- a CDS encoding response regulator codes for MKTIIVQDTDAAVLDVMTLALQAEGFEVYPIQGYEIDFLSLINERRPHVVILDYRLKGDTCKEICFQIKQKYPHLPVIATSCNYNIDRLYGVNGFDAYIRKPFDLDLLYGILNQYVKLKKVLS; via the coding sequence ATGAAAACCATAATCGTACAAGATACCGATGCTGCAGTTTTGGATGTAATGACATTAGCTTTGCAGGCTGAGGGATTTGAGGTATATCCTATCCAAGGCTATGAAATTGATTTTCTTTCATTAATAAATGAGAGAAGACCACATGTAGTGATTTTAGACTACCGTCTGAAAGGCGATACCTGCAAGGAAATCTGCTTCCAGATCAAACAGAAATATCCTCATCTGCCTGTGATTGCTACAAGCTGTAACTACAATATTGACCGTTTGTACGGAGTAAACGGCTTCGACGCTTACATCCGCAAACCCTTTGATCTAGATTTATTGTACGGAATATTAAATCAATACGTTAAATTAAAAAAAGTGTTGAGTTAA
- a CDS encoding tetratricopeptide repeat protein, whose protein sequence is MKYLIAVMLMLISSISFAQRPSKEQMEADKKRLAEAMQKLNEKISNMDPRAKKGYDSLLNKYGIGQKMDNAIKQVNSSKTTTSASASNRIVPVKDAKAIAAIAVTPSSAGMGAFVGNISGRTFSAVLPAAKNKANEIYKALKEKGTNTDEMGKAATVLWMQGRIQIALSLMAQVCKDDAANTDNLNNYASMLTMMGAPEMAIPILNQLKAKFKKNSTILNNLGQAWFALGDMDKSKKYLDSTLLIAAAHTQAHETLCLIAENKGDKTAAVAHAKAAFKQGNTVARKDKLNQFGYAPGAGDYNNFPPANKSDDLLNLGNFFPMEFPKSYAAMKIYEQQRKQFLAEIDKTMKPLQKITEESNKQTVKQLEEQQKQFMNAQSKVIANPGSISQSSAMQIVAVPMFAEKMNAKEKMVLENLQNKKNAVLQKIAAFVKGDGAIYKKEYEATMKKINERWKNVGQGGTENNDALCNESVKAVDTYLAAFNTKYEELYLEYLTTQKQYLNEFSYLSLYTTYPALLPGINAGLKKQWLKDLSLQAEVLGVSYGCADPGEIKGGKLTTFKDPNCNINSEFSQTLGLANLGFKMKLDCSGLTTEFNALIIGVKLNQDLDHAGFGDSFKSCTVSIGPKTGVDVRMGPVEASAKVGGGVDVEIDRTGVKDVVIKGSVEAEASLPTPGMPEPGQIGNPVTASAGMEGRISLNTGAGSVQGTGIFGK, encoded by the coding sequence ATGAAATATTTAATCGCAGTTATGCTGATGCTCATTAGCAGCATTTCTTTTGCCCAAAGGCCTTCTAAAGAGCAAATGGAGGCAGATAAGAAGCGATTGGCTGAGGCCATGCAAAAACTAAATGAAAAGATCTCCAACATGGATCCCAGGGCGAAAAAGGGCTACGACAGTTTGCTCAATAAATATGGTATAGGGCAAAAGATGGACAATGCCATAAAACAGGTAAACAGCAGTAAAACAACAACAAGCGCTAGTGCTTCCAATCGGATTGTTCCTGTGAAAGATGCAAAAGCAATAGCGGCTATTGCAGTTACGCCTTCATCAGCTGGTATGGGTGCCTTCGTTGGCAATATAAGTGGCCGTACTTTTTCGGCAGTATTACCTGCTGCAAAAAATAAAGCCAACGAAATTTATAAAGCATTAAAAGAAAAGGGAACTAATACAGATGAAATGGGCAAAGCCGCAACAGTGTTGTGGATGCAGGGGCGCATACAAATTGCACTTAGCCTGATGGCGCAGGTATGTAAAGATGATGCTGCTAATACCGATAACCTGAATAACTATGCATCTATGCTCACTATGATGGGGGCACCCGAAATGGCTATCCCTATTTTAAATCAGCTCAAAGCAAAATTTAAAAAGAACAGCACCATCCTCAACAACCTCGGCCAGGCATGGTTTGCTTTGGGCGATATGGACAAATCGAAAAAATATTTAGACAGTACATTGCTCATCGCCGCTGCGCATACGCAAGCACACGAAACCCTCTGCCTTATTGCCGAAAACAAAGGCGATAAAACTGCAGCCGTTGCCCATGCCAAAGCTGCATTTAAACAGGGAAATACAGTTGCACGAAAAGATAAATTAAATCAATTCGGCTATGCACCGGGCGCAGGCGATTACAATAATTTTCCACCGGCTAATAAAAGTGATGACTTGCTGAACCTTGGTAACTTTTTTCCGATGGAATTTCCCAAATCGTATGCAGCCATGAAAATTTATGAGCAGCAACGGAAACAATTTTTGGCTGAAATTGATAAAACAATGAAACCATTGCAAAAAATCACCGAAGAATCAAACAAACAAACAGTAAAGCAATTAGAAGAGCAGCAAAAACAATTTATGAATGCCCAGAGCAAGGTGATTGCCAATCCAGGCTCTATTAGTCAAAGCAGCGCTATGCAGATCGTGGCAGTTCCTATGTTTGCAGAAAAAATGAATGCCAAAGAAAAAATGGTATTGGAAAATCTCCAAAATAAAAAAAATGCGGTGTTGCAAAAAATAGCGGCCTTCGTAAAAGGAGATGGCGCCATATACAAAAAAGAATATGAGGCAACAATGAAAAAAATTAATGAAAGATGGAAAAACGTTGGGCAAGGTGGAACAGAAAATAATGATGCGCTCTGTAACGAATCTGTAAAAGCTGTAGATACTTACCTTGCTGCATTCAATACAAAGTACGAGGAACTGTACCTGGAATATCTAACCACGCAAAAGCAATACCTGAATGAATTTTCTTATTTATCGCTTTATACTACCTATCCTGCGTTGCTTCCGGGCATCAATGCAGGCTTGAAAAAACAATGGCTGAAGGATCTTTCCTTACAAGCAGAAGTGCTTGGGGTAAGTTATGGCTGTGCAGACCCCGGTGAAATTAAGGGCGGCAAACTTACAACATTTAAAGATCCCAACTGTAATATCAATAGCGAGTTTAGTCAGACTTTGGGACTAGCAAACCTGGGCTTTAAAATGAAATTAGATTGTAGCGGGCTTACTACAGAATTTAATGCACTTATAATTGGCGTAAAACTGAATCAGGATTTAGATCATGCAGGTTTTGGTGATTCGTTTAAAAGTTGTACGGTAAGTATCGGGCCAAAAACGGGCGTTGATGTTCGTATGGGCCCTGTAGAAGCCAGTGCGAAAGTGGGGGGTGGCGTTGATGTAGAAATAGACAGAACGGGTGTTAAAGATGTAGTTATAAAGGGTAGTGTTGAAGCTGAAGCAAGTCTGCCTACTCCCGGTATGCCAGAACCGGGGCAAATTGGCAATCCTGTAACAGCATCAGCAGGCATGGAAGGAAGAATAAGCCTGAATACAGGAGCCGGCTCGGTACAGGGAACAGGTATTTTTGGAAAATAA